A single Marinobacter sp. es.042 DNA region contains:
- a CDS encoding YceD family protein — MSNASNAELPKSVDPYRLAEHNSTLEGVIPISGLGRFRESVLGFSEGAACRVKLSFFMDGERRRVVSGELAAPVDLECQRCMGAMSVTLVSEFKLGLVTSDEQAQQLPKELEPFLTDDFTADLWSMVEDELLLVLPPFPLHERDQCPAREDLEAYEPDSSGAEPVRKSGENPFSVLADLKKTKH, encoded by the coding sequence ATGTCAAACGCGTCCAACGCCGAGTTGCCCAAATCTGTTGATCCTTACCGGTTAGCGGAACATAACAGCACACTGGAGGGAGTGATTCCCATCAGCGGGCTTGGCCGTTTTCGGGAATCCGTTCTCGGGTTTTCGGAAGGTGCTGCGTGCCGGGTCAAACTGTCTTTTTTTATGGATGGTGAGCGTCGTCGCGTTGTTTCGGGCGAGCTGGCGGCCCCGGTTGATCTGGAGTGTCAGCGGTGCATGGGCGCCATGAGCGTGACTCTGGTCTCCGAGTTCAAGCTGGGTCTTGTTACCAGTGACGAGCAGGCGCAACAGCTGCCGAAAGAGCTCGAGCCGTTTTTGACCGATGATTTTACGGCGGACCTCTGGTCGATGGTGGAAGACGAGCTGTTGCTGGTTTTGCCGCCGTTTCCGCTTCACGAACGGGACCAGTGTCCTGCCCGGGAAGATCTGGAAGCCTACGAGCCTGACAGCTCCGGGGCAGAGCCGGTGAGAAAGTCGGGTGAGAATCCGTTCAGTGTCCTGGCGGATCTCAAGAAGACAAAGCATTAA
- a CDS encoding HAD family hydrolase yields the protein MNVRVVIFDWDGTLVDSVEHIADSLHQAATELGFPALEREAYRDIIGLGMVEALEKLYPGISREEMNRIRDGYGRYFFSKVTTPQNVFDGMADVVADLRGSGRSCSVATGKSRRGLDFALASSGLGDHFEITRCADETRSKPDPAMLEEILRFYRIEPEEAVMVGDTRYDLDMARRIGMPSIGVEWGVHKRDVLGEYSPHAIVESVPDLRRVLGL from the coding sequence ATGAACGTCAGAGTAGTAATTTTTGACTGGGACGGGACCCTGGTGGACTCGGTTGAGCATATTGCTGACAGCCTGCATCAGGCGGCAACCGAGCTGGGCTTTCCGGCCCTGGAGCGTGAGGCGTACCGGGATATTATCGGGCTTGGCATGGTCGAGGCGTTGGAGAAGCTTTATCCCGGTATCAGTCGGGAAGAAATGAACAGGATTCGCGACGGATACGGGCGCTATTTCTTCAGCAAGGTGACAACGCCGCAAAACGTGTTTGACGGTATGGCCGATGTGGTCGCGGATCTGCGAGGATCCGGTCGCAGTTGTTCCGTGGCAACCGGCAAGAGTCGGCGCGGGCTGGACTTTGCGCTGGCTTCCAGCGGTCTAGGCGACCACTTCGAGATCACCCGTTGTGCCGATGAGACACGCTCCAAGCCCGACCCCGCCATGCTTGAGGAGATTCTTCGTTTCTATCGCATTGAGCCCGAAGAGGCGGTGATGGTTGGCGATACCCGATACGACCTTGATATGGCCCGGCGTATCGGCATGCCCTCCATCGGCGTTGAGTGGGGTGTGCACAAGCGGGATGTGTTGGGTGAATATTCGCCCCATGCCATTGTTGAATCCGTGCCAGACCTCCGGCGGGTGCTGGGGCTGTGA
- a CDS encoding Maf family protein: MPPKPLLLASSSPYRRALLERLGLPFTCASPDIDESPNEGEAGEALATRLAESKARELADRFPGHWIIGSDQVACLPDGSVLSKPGNHEMATEQLRQSSGHRVLFLTGLALLDSDSGKIDSLCEPFNVRFRELADEEIEAYLLREKPYDCAGSFKMEGLGITLFEALEGRDPNSLVGLPLIALNDLLRQWGRNPLLENRPAS; this comes from the coding sequence ATGCCCCCAAAACCGCTTTTACTGGCGTCTTCATCACCGTACCGGAGAGCGCTCCTGGAGCGGCTTGGCTTGCCGTTCACCTGCGCAAGCCCGGATATCGACGAATCACCCAATGAAGGCGAGGCCGGCGAGGCCCTGGCAACACGTCTGGCCGAGAGCAAGGCCCGCGAATTGGCGGACCGGTTCCCCGGCCACTGGATCATCGGCTCGGACCAGGTCGCCTGCCTGCCCGACGGCTCGGTACTGAGCAAGCCCGGCAACCACGAAATGGCGACAGAGCAGTTACGCCAGAGCAGTGGTCACAGGGTACTGTTTCTTACAGGCCTGGCGCTGCTCGACTCCGATTCCGGCAAAATCGACAGCCTTTGCGAGCCGTTTAACGTCAGGTTCCGGGAACTGGCTGATGAGGAGATAGAAGCCTACCTACTGCGGGAGAAACCTTACGACTGCGCCGGCAGCTTCAAGATGGAAGGCCTCGGCATTACTCTGTTCGAGGCCCTTGAGGGCCGGGACCCGAACAGCCTGGTGGGCCTTCCTCTTATTGCCCTGAACGATCTGCTGAGGCAATGGGGCCGGAATCCCCTGCTGGAAAACCGGCCTGCCTCATAA
- the rluC gene encoding 23S rRNA pseudouridine(955/2504/2580) synthase RluC: MSRKSASRKPAQPRPERAKKTSRAGIESQAVRGEVRQGVQWVTVDEDNDGQRVDNFLLAQLRGVPKSIIYRVIRKGEVRVNKGRVKPDSRVRTGDQVRIPPITRKEKPDQVAPGTRVQGVMESAVVFENEQMLVVNKPSGIAVHGGSGLSFGLIEVLRSARPTAKFLELVHRLDRDTSGLIMVAKKRSALRYLQDELRQKRIRKHYHALVSGDWPASVDRVDVPLLRYEMPNGERRVKVDAAGKASLTTFRCLEHYAGYSLVEASPITGRTHQIRVHSAWAGHPIAGDDKYMDDVSLKAFRSIGGQRLMLHARALEFTLPVSGEAMRLEAPYDDAFNDVLRKLSGRLKGNDQ, encoded by the coding sequence ATGTCTCGAAAGTCTGCGAGCAGAAAGCCAGCCCAACCGCGGCCTGAGAGGGCAAAAAAAACCAGCAGGGCCGGCATTGAGAGTCAGGCTGTTCGTGGAGAAGTCCGTCAGGGCGTCCAGTGGGTTACCGTGGACGAAGACAACGATGGTCAGAGGGTGGATAACTTCCTTCTTGCCCAGCTTCGCGGTGTGCCCAAGAGCATTATTTATCGTGTCATCCGCAAGGGCGAGGTTCGGGTTAATAAAGGACGGGTCAAGCCGGATTCCCGGGTGAGAACTGGTGATCAGGTGCGTATTCCACCGATCACCCGAAAGGAAAAGCCGGATCAGGTGGCGCCCGGCACCCGGGTGCAGGGCGTGATGGAATCCGCGGTTGTTTTCGAGAACGAGCAGATGCTGGTGGTCAACAAACCGTCCGGTATCGCCGTACACGGCGGCAGCGGCCTGAGTTTCGGGTTGATCGAGGTGCTTCGTTCCGCTCGCCCGACGGCAAAGTTTCTGGAGCTCGTTCACCGTCTGGATCGGGATACGTCCGGACTGATTATGGTGGCCAAGAAGCGTTCGGCGCTTAGGTATCTTCAGGATGAGCTGCGGCAGAAACGAATCCGCAAGCATTACCATGCGCTGGTCTCCGGCGACTGGCCGGCCAGCGTCGACCGGGTGGATGTGCCTCTGCTGCGCTACGAGATGCCCAATGGCGAGCGTCGGGTGAAGGTTGACGCTGCCGGCAAGGCCTCGCTGACGACATTCCGCTGCCTCGAGCATTACGCGGGCTACAGCCTTGTCGAGGCGTCGCCAATTACCGGTCGTACGCACCAGATCCGCGTGCACAGCGCCTGGGCTGGTCATCCGATTGCGGGTGACGACAAGTATATGGATGATGTCAGCCTCAAGGCGTTCCGGTCCATTGGCGGGCAACGGCTGATGCTGCATGCGCGGGCCCTGGAGTTTACCTTGCCGGTCTCGGGTGAGGCTATGCGCCTTGAGGCGCCTTACGACGATGCATTCAATGACGTGCTCAGGAAACTTTCCGGGCGTCTTAAAGGAAACGATCAATGA
- the fabD gene encoding ACP S-malonyltransferase, translated as MKSAFIFPGQGSQSVGMLSAAAEAWPIIDRTFSEASNVLGYDLWDLCQKGPAEELNKTMVTQPALLTASIALWRQWFVAGGGSPDFLAGHSLGEYSALVAAESLDFVEAVKLVRLRGELMQDAVPAGEGKMAAILGLEDDAVVAACQDAAQGDVVSAVNFNAPGQVVIAGSAAAVERAIEACKEKGAKKAMPLPVSVPSHCALMKGAAEELAKALEDVRFNDAVIPVIQNVNAAAETESATLKANLLKQLYSPVLWTDSVRTLVANGVEVAVECGTGKVLAGLAKRIDRALAVHSIEDPDSLAKALDAFGQS; from the coding sequence ATGAAATCAGCCTTTATTTTTCCAGGACAAGGGTCGCAATCGGTGGGCATGCTTTCGGCTGCCGCTGAAGCTTGGCCCATCATCGACAGAACCTTTTCCGAAGCCTCCAATGTTCTCGGCTATGACCTCTGGGATCTCTGCCAGAAGGGACCGGCGGAGGAATTGAATAAAACCATGGTGACGCAGCCTGCGCTCCTGACGGCCAGTATTGCCCTCTGGCGGCAGTGGTTTGTTGCCGGCGGTGGTTCTCCCGATTTTCTCGCCGGTCACAGTCTGGGAGAGTACAGCGCCCTGGTGGCGGCAGAGAGCCTCGATTTTGTTGAAGCGGTCAAACTGGTTCGCCTGCGCGGTGAGCTCATGCAGGACGCTGTGCCGGCTGGAGAAGGGAAGATGGCAGCCATCCTTGGTCTTGAGGATGATGCCGTTGTGGCAGCCTGCCAGGATGCGGCACAGGGCGATGTGGTATCTGCGGTAAACTTCAATGCCCCTGGTCAGGTGGTGATCGCTGGCTCGGCAGCAGCAGTTGAGCGGGCTATTGAAGCGTGCAAGGAGAAAGGCGCGAAGAAGGCCATGCCATTGCCTGTAAGCGTGCCATCCCATTGCGCGCTTATGAAAGGCGCCGCAGAGGAATTGGCAAAAGCGCTGGAAGACGTGCGTTTTAATGATGCTGTCATCCCGGTTATACAGAATGTTAACGCCGCTGCAGAGACTGAATCCGCTACACTGAAGGCCAATTTGCTCAAGCAGCTTTATTCACCGGTGCTCTGGACAGATTCAGTTCGAACGCTTGTTGCCAATGGTGTTGAAGTTGCAGTCGAGTGTGGCACCGGCAAAGTGTTGGCGGGGCTTGCCAAACGTATCGACCGGGCTCTGGCTGTTCATAGTATCGAAGACCCGGACTCGCTGGCGAAGGCGCTGGACGCTTTCGGTCAGTCTTGA
- the rne gene encoding ribonuclease E, whose translation MKRMLINATHPEELRVALVDGQRLFDLDIESSSREQKKANIYKGRITRVEPSLEAAFVDFGAERHGFLPLKEISKEYFKKSPGQIEGKINIKDVVSEGQEVIVQVDKEERGNKGAALTTFISLAGRYLVLMPNNPRAGGISRRIEGDERAQLKEAMNDVQVPKSMGIIVRTAGIGRTTEELQWDLDYLVQFWEAITQAAGERKAPFLIHQESNVIIRAVRDYLRQDIGEVLIDANGVYEDVLNFVRAVMPTFENKIKLYKDEIPLFSRYQIEGQIETAFQREVKLPSGGSIVIDPTEALVSIDINSSRATKGQDIEETALQTNLEAAEEIARQLRLRDMGGLIVIDFIDMTPAKHQREVEQKMREALEIDRARVQVGKISRFGLLEMSRQRLRPSLGETRSEVCPRCEGQGTIRGIESLALSIMRLIYEESSKDKTGEVRAVVPVSVATFLLNEKRKQLADIEARQEVSVVVVPVPHMETPHFEIIRMRQDETTPEHISSHQVAQEYSEREEEIFEAPTPEKPVREQAAVKAIRPSAPAPAPAPAPAAPKADETTEQEEGLFRRLGRKIAGFFSGEEEQKVENREQSQSQREDRRNQGRQDRRKSRVARGDDQRAGGARSGNERRQGGQQGRGDDNRGRGRNRSDDQNRGNQNRQAPENKGQDNRGGDNKSADNKGSENRRDNRRDNQGRSRNRPQRDPKDNREQKDQKDQGPQDNAAKPGPADKTGSEEKRRKPRRQRNRDGSPSEAPASSPADRKAARSEKHQKDTQPENGRDDAKPEVKAEQVKETVNKAPDKPETRAETAPTASEAPKPEAAQKEPAKEQKPEKASADKAPSESKPEAKPVVETKPAADSSVEKQEAVQAKPEKAEPARAEQSSEPLEKPEGNSGNVTEQAQGAAKDKEPAKTTEATGEPKPVTEQAPEKKEAAPRPKPESRATADGEQAPRAKKQPAKPKEAPAAKVEPEEAPQPEKAEKPAEEKVASERKAPEAQPEPKQPEVAQASPEKAEPKKAEPEKVEPKTAEPVKEETPSAPEATAKEKPSDAPAVDVPVTPGRAYNDPREVRKRQKAAEEAKKAGSN comes from the coding sequence ATGAAAAGAATGCTTATCAATGCAACTCATCCCGAAGAGTTGCGCGTCGCCCTGGTTGACGGCCAGCGTCTATTCGACCTTGATATCGAATCCAGCTCCCGCGAGCAGAAGAAAGCCAATATCTACAAGGGCCGCATTACCCGGGTCGAGCCCAGTCTCGAGGCCGCGTTTGTGGATTTCGGCGCCGAGCGCCACGGCTTTCTGCCTTTGAAGGAAATTTCCAAGGAATACTTTAAGAAGTCGCCCGGCCAGATCGAAGGCAAAATCAACATCAAGGACGTTGTTTCCGAAGGCCAGGAAGTGATTGTGCAGGTCGACAAGGAAGAGCGTGGCAACAAGGGCGCAGCCCTGACCACGTTTATCTCCCTGGCAGGTCGCTATCTGGTACTCATGCCCAACAACCCCCGTGCTGGCGGCATCTCCCGTCGCATTGAGGGCGATGAGCGGGCGCAGCTCAAAGAAGCGATGAACGATGTTCAGGTGCCGAAATCCATGGGCATCATCGTTCGTACCGCCGGCATCGGCCGTACCACTGAAGAACTTCAGTGGGATCTGGACTACCTGGTGCAATTCTGGGAGGCCATCACTCAGGCCGCCGGCGAGCGCAAGGCCCCCTTCCTGATTCACCAGGAAAGCAACGTTATAATCCGTGCGGTTCGTGACTACCTTCGCCAGGACATCGGCGAGGTTCTCATTGACGCCAATGGCGTCTATGAGGACGTCCTGAATTTCGTTCGTGCGGTCATGCCCACCTTCGAAAACAAGATCAAGCTGTACAAGGATGAAATCCCCCTGTTCAGCCGCTATCAGATCGAAGGCCAGATCGAAACCGCCTTCCAGCGGGAAGTGAAACTGCCCTCCGGCGGCTCCATCGTGATTGACCCGACCGAGGCCCTGGTTTCCATCGACATCAACTCTTCCCGCGCCACAAAAGGCCAGGATATCGAGGAAACCGCGCTCCAGACCAACCTGGAAGCGGCAGAGGAAATCGCCCGCCAGCTGCGCCTGCGTGACATGGGCGGACTGATTGTCATCGACTTTATCGACATGACGCCAGCCAAGCACCAGCGGGAAGTTGAACAGAAGATGCGTGAGGCCCTGGAAATCGACCGGGCCCGGGTTCAGGTGGGCAAGATCTCCCGCTTCGGCCTGCTGGAAATGTCCCGTCAGCGCCTGCGGCCGTCCCTGGGAGAGACTCGCAGCGAAGTGTGCCCCCGATGTGAAGGTCAGGGCACCATTCGCGGCATCGAGTCCCTCGCCCTGAGCATCATGCGCCTGATCTACGAGGAATCGTCAAAGGACAAGACCGGCGAAGTACGAGCCGTTGTGCCGGTTTCCGTCGCCACTTTCCTGCTCAACGAAAAGCGCAAGCAGCTGGCCGACATTGAAGCCCGCCAGGAAGTTAGCGTTGTCGTGGTGCCGGTTCCGCATATGGAGACACCGCATTTCGAGATCATCCGGATGCGTCAGGATGAAACAACGCCCGAGCACATTTCCAGCCATCAGGTGGCACAGGAGTACAGCGAGCGTGAAGAAGAAATCTTCGAGGCGCCGACCCCTGAGAAGCCGGTACGCGAACAGGCTGCGGTAAAAGCGATCCGGCCGAGCGCACCCGCACCCGCGCCCGCGCCTGCCCCGGCCGCACCGAAGGCTGATGAAACCACTGAGCAGGAAGAAGGCCTCTTCCGCCGGCTCGGACGCAAGATCGCTGGTTTCTTCAGTGGCGAGGAAGAACAGAAAGTCGAGAATCGCGAGCAGAGCCAGAGCCAACGCGAAGATCGTCGCAACCAGGGCCGTCAGGACCGTCGCAAATCCCGGGTAGCCCGTGGCGATGACCAGCGTGCAGGTGGCGCCCGCAGTGGCAACGAACGTCGCCAGGGCGGCCAGCAGGGCCGTGGTGACGACAACCGTGGACGCGGCCGCAACCGCAGCGACGACCAGAACCGTGGCAACCAGAATCGCCAGGCACCCGAAAACAAAGGCCAGGATAATCGCGGAGGCGACAACAAGAGCGCCGATAACAAAGGCTCTGAAAATCGCCGTGACAACCGTCGCGACAACCAGGGCCGCAGCCGCAACAGGCCCCAGCGGGACCCGAAGGATAATCGCGAGCAGAAGGACCAGAAGGATCAGGGCCCGCAGGATAATGCAGCCAAGCCCGGTCCAGCGGACAAGACCGGTTCAGAAGAGAAACGCAGAAAGCCACGTCGCCAGCGCAACCGCGACGGCTCTCCGTCTGAAGCACCCGCGTCCTCTCCGGCTGATCGAAAAGCCGCGCGTAGCGAGAAGCATCAGAAGGACACGCAGCCGGAAAACGGTCGTGACGATGCCAAACCCGAAGTGAAAGCCGAGCAGGTAAAGGAAACCGTCAACAAAGCGCCTGACAAGCCCGAAACCAGGGCCGAGACTGCGCCGACGGCCAGCGAAGCACCGAAACCGGAAGCTGCTCAGAAAGAGCCGGCAAAAGAGCAGAAGCCCGAAAAGGCATCGGCAGACAAAGCGCCGTCTGAGAGCAAGCCGGAAGCTAAACCAGTAGTGGAAACAAAACCCGCTGCAGACAGCTCGGTTGAAAAGCAGGAAGCTGTTCAAGCGAAACCTGAAAAAGCCGAGCCCGCCAGGGCTGAACAAAGCTCCGAACCCCTTGAGAAGCCTGAGGGAAACAGCGGAAACGTTACCGAGCAGGCTCAAGGCGCAGCCAAAGACAAAGAGCCTGCCAAAACCACCGAGGCCACTGGTGAGCCAAAGCCGGTGACTGAGCAGGCTCCCGAGAAAAAAGAGGCAGCTCCGAGGCCAAAGCCGGAGTCCAGGGCCACGGCCGACGGTGAACAAGCGCCGCGGGCGAAGAAGCAGCCGGCAAAGCCCAAGGAAGCGCCAGCCGCCAAGGTAGAACCGGAGGAGGCACCACAACCCGAGAAGGCCGAAAAGCCAGCGGAGGAAAAGGTAGCATCAGAGCGTAAGGCTCCCGAGGCTCAACCGGAGCCAAAGCAGCCGGAAGTAGCGCAGGCCAGCCCCGAGAAGGCCGAGCCCAAGAAAGCCGAGCCCGAAAAAGTTGAGCCCAAAACCGCAGAGCCAGTGAAGGAAGAGACGCCTTCCGCTCCTGAGGCAACGGCCAAGGAAAAGCCTTCCGATGCACCGGCAGTCGACGTTCCTGTAACACCGGGCCGCGCTTACAATGATCCAAGAGAAGTCCGCAAGCGCCAGAAGGCCGCGGAAGAGGCCAAAAAGGCCGGGAGTAACTAA
- the rpmF gene encoding 50S ribosomal protein L32, which translates to MAVQQNRKTRSKRGMRRSHDALSAAALSTDATTGEVHRRHHVSPDGFYRGKQVIEARDE; encoded by the coding sequence ATGGCTGTACAGCAAAACCGTAAGACCCGTTCCAAGCGTGGCATGCGCCGTTCACACGACGCCCTGAGCGCCGCTGCTCTGAGCACCGATGCGACTACTGGTGAAGTTCATCGTCGTCACCACGTGTCTCCGGACGGCTTCTACCGCGGCAAGCAGGTAATCGAAGCACGCGACGAGTAA
- the plsX gene encoding phosphate acyltransferase PlsX, with translation MHRPESDGRTVKPVTITIDAMSGDRGAAVVVAASLRAVRENEALSIVLVGIRSELEALVREGHARIRIVEAADVVRMNERPSHALRHKKNSSMAIALSLVRDGEAQGCVSAGNTGALMAFGRTIIRMYPGIERPAIAKLIPSLRGRCHVLDLGANVDSTAENLYQYALMGSLMASAICSQAEPRVALLNVGEEEIKGNEQVRLASHMLAQCDTINYIGYVEGSDLFRDVADVVVCDGFVGNIALKTGEGVAGLLIELMEQAFTRNLYGRLVGLLARPIIGRLLQLMDPSRHNGASLLGLQGVVIKSHGNANERAMLSAIRQAVREVELEVPRRINERLDDLML, from the coding sequence ATGCACCGTCCCGAATCGGATGGCAGAACGGTGAAGCCGGTCACCATCACGATTGATGCAATGAGTGGCGACCGCGGCGCTGCCGTCGTGGTTGCCGCATCGCTGCGGGCGGTGCGTGAAAACGAAGCCTTGAGCATCGTTCTGGTGGGAATCCGGAGCGAGCTTGAGGCTTTAGTGCGTGAGGGGCACGCCCGAATTCGCATTGTCGAGGCGGCAGACGTTGTTCGGATGAACGAGCGCCCCTCCCACGCTCTCCGCCACAAGAAAAACTCTTCCATGGCCATCGCCCTGAGTCTTGTTCGCGATGGCGAAGCCCAAGGCTGTGTCAGTGCCGGTAACACCGGTGCATTAATGGCGTTCGGGCGCACTATTATCCGCATGTATCCGGGTATCGAGCGCCCGGCTATTGCCAAACTGATTCCCTCGCTCAGGGGGCGCTGTCACGTCCTTGATCTCGGCGCCAATGTCGACTCAACCGCCGAGAATCTCTATCAGTATGCCCTGATGGGGTCCCTGATGGCCTCTGCGATCTGCAGCCAGGCGGAACCAAGGGTCGCTCTTCTGAACGTCGGTGAGGAAGAGATAAAGGGCAATGAACAGGTCCGGCTGGCGTCTCATATGCTGGCCCAGTGCGATACCATCAACTACATCGGTTATGTGGAAGGTAGCGATCTGTTCCGGGACGTCGCCGATGTGGTCGTCTGTGATGGCTTTGTCGGCAATATAGCCCTGAAAACCGGCGAGGGTGTTGCCGGTCTCCTCATAGAGCTGATGGAGCAGGCCTTCACACGAAATCTCTACGGCCGACTGGTCGGCCTGCTGGCTCGTCCGATTATTGGTCGGCTTCTGCAATTGATGGATCCTTCCCGACACAACGGTGCCAGTTTGCTCGGTCTCCAGGGCGTGGTGATCAAAAGTCATGGCAACGCCAACGAGCGGGCCATGTTGTCGGCCATTCGACAGGCCGTTCGGGAAGTTGAGCTGGAAGTACCCCGCCGTATCAACGAGCGTCTCGACGATCTCATGCTTTGA
- a CDS encoding PHP domain-containing protein, with amino-acid sequence MTIPQDPHLCIDLHCHSTASDGALSPAALVERAAGRGVTHLALTDHDTIAGLAEAKAAAQAQGIILISGVELSCLWKSRTIHIVGLDFDPGQAGFRQALEQQNENRWARARMIAERLGKLGVDGLLDKASEAAGGDVPGRPHFAQVLTEAGVVRNAAQAFKRYLGNGKPGDVKAFWPELPEVVRWITEAGGVAVLAHPRKYQLTATKLRELTADFRRAGGQAIEVSTSGQSSGDLGFLAELCRKEKLLASQGSDFHFPGAPWCELGRIMKMPDGLEPVWHSFRQPVPGAAPV; translated from the coding sequence CCGATGGCGCGCTATCACCGGCGGCACTGGTCGAGCGCGCTGCCGGTCGGGGCGTTACCCACCTGGCCCTTACTGACCACGACACGATCGCTGGCCTTGCCGAAGCCAAGGCGGCTGCGCAGGCGCAGGGTATCATCCTGATTTCCGGGGTTGAGCTTTCCTGTCTCTGGAAAAGTCGGACCATCCACATCGTCGGCCTGGATTTTGATCCTGGGCAGGCCGGTTTCAGGCAGGCGCTGGAGCAGCAGAACGAGAATCGTTGGGCTCGTGCTCGCATGATCGCGGAACGCCTGGGCAAGCTTGGTGTTGATGGCCTTCTCGATAAGGCCTCCGAGGCTGCCGGTGGCGACGTGCCTGGACGGCCCCATTTTGCACAGGTTCTGACAGAGGCTGGCGTTGTTCGCAATGCTGCCCAGGCATTCAAGCGATATCTGGGTAACGGTAAGCCCGGTGATGTAAAAGCTTTCTGGCCGGAGCTTCCAGAAGTCGTGCGCTGGATCACCGAGGCAGGTGGCGTTGCGGTTCTTGCCCATCCCCGAAAATACCAGCTCACGGCAACCAAGCTCAGGGAGCTGACCGCGGATTTCCGAAGGGCAGGGGGGCAGGCAATTGAGGTGTCTACTTCAGGTCAATCCAGTGGTGATCTGGGATTTCTTGCAGAGCTTTGCCGGAAAGAGAAATTGCTGGCATCCCAAGGCAGTGATTTTCACTTCCCTGGTGCTCCCTGGTGTGAGCTTGGCCGCATCATGAAAATGCCAGACGGGCTTGAGCCGGTCTGGCATTCGTTCAGACAACCTGTTCCGGGTGCGGCGCCGGTTTAA
- a CDS encoding S49 family peptidase gives MSDWESDKSADWGDKPVEPEKESKPFFGRKSPKLPPESGRDWKLIEKLVMSLQSEQRKSRRWGIFFKFLTFGYLIALLFLIKFPLGDSLEGVTGKHTALVEINGPIAADELASADNIVGSLRTAFEEPNSVAVILRINSPGGSPVQSGYVYDEIKRLREEYPEKKVYAVISDIGASGAYYIAAAADEIYANRASLVGSIGVVAGGFGFTEVMEKIGVDRRLYTAGENKAFLDPFSPEQEEEVTFWQSVLENTHQQFIEAVKQGRGDRLADDERLFSGLVWSGEQAVELGLADGLGSASHVARQIIGQEELVDYSRRKSPFQDIVDQLGVAFGEGFASQLVESRLELR, from the coding sequence ATGAGTGACTGGGAATCTGACAAGTCTGCCGATTGGGGTGACAAACCGGTGGAGCCTGAAAAAGAAAGTAAGCCGTTTTTCGGGCGCAAGTCACCGAAGCTTCCGCCCGAGTCCGGACGTGACTGGAAGCTCATCGAAAAACTCGTCATGTCGCTGCAGTCTGAGCAGCGCAAGAGCCGGCGCTGGGGTATCTTTTTCAAGTTCCTGACGTTTGGTTACCTGATTGCCTTGCTGTTTTTGATCAAGTTTCCCCTGGGCGATTCGCTGGAGGGTGTAACCGGCAAGCACACGGCTCTGGTAGAAATAAACGGTCCGATCGCTGCCGACGAGCTGGCCAGTGCAGACAATATTGTAGGTTCTCTGCGAACAGCCTTCGAAGAGCCAAACTCGGTAGCCGTGATTCTTCGCATCAACAGCCCGGGTGGCAGCCCGGTGCAGTCCGGGTATGTCTACGATGAGATCAAGCGCCTGCGGGAGGAATACCCCGAGAAAAAGGTCTACGCCGTGATCTCGGATATCGGCGCTTCCGGGGCCTATTACATTGCTGCGGCCGCGGATGAAATCTACGCCAACCGGGCCAGCCTTGTCGGCTCGATTGGGGTGGTGGCCGGTGGTTTCGGCTTTACCGAGGTTATGGAGAAGATCGGCGTGGATCGCCGTCTCTACACGGCCGGTGAGAACAAGGCGTTCCTTGATCCGTTTTCGCCGGAGCAGGAAGAGGAAGTCACTTTCTGGCAGAGTGTCCTGGAAAACACCCACCAGCAGTTTATCGAAGCGGTCAAGCAAGGGCGTGGTGATCGCCTGGCGGATGATGAGCGTCTGTTCAGCGGGCTGGTCTGGAGTGGCGAGCAGGCCGTTGAGCTTGGCCTGGCTGATGGGCTCGGCAGCGCATCACACGTTGCCAGGCAGATCATAGGTCAGGAGGAACTGGTGGACTACAGCCGTCGCAAATCGCCGTTCCAGGATATTGTTGATCAGCTTGGCGTCGCCTTTGGCGAGGGTTTTGCCAGTCAACTGGTCGAGTCCCGGCTCGAGCTTCGGTAA
- a CDS encoding YecA family protein encodes MLSNSDIEALEDILFAEPWGDEALDFFGFHGVVCASVVGPAELSPEEIFRLATGTDQVPDTGIPEVFGRCSTQLANDMAHSLDMGQSLELPEPEDGDPMNALENWCAGFVDTFLEHEEEWLEAASEEEAADLMVPMLTLSGLFDDEDFQKVRNSDKLSRQMADAIPDSLTDLYLLFHAPD; translated from the coding sequence ATGCTATCGAACTCCGACATAGAAGCGCTGGAAGACATCCTCTTTGCCGAGCCCTGGGGCGATGAAGCCCTGGATTTCTTCGGTTTCCATGGGGTGGTCTGCGCCAGCGTCGTCGGCCCGGCTGAACTGAGCCCGGAAGAAATCTTCCGCCTCGCCACGGGCACCGATCAGGTGCCCGACACCGGGATTCCCGAGGTGTTCGGGCGCTGCTCGACCCAGCTGGCCAATGACATGGCCCATTCCCTGGACATGGGGCAGTCTCTTGAACTGCCGGAGCCAGAGGATGGCGACCCCATGAACGCATTGGAAAACTGGTGCGCCGGGTTCGTGGACACCTTTCTGGAACACGAAGAAGAATGGCTCGAAGCAGCTAGCGAAGAAGAAGCAGCGGACCTGATGGTGCCCATGCTGACACTCTCAGGACTGTTTGATGACGAGGACTTCCAAAAGGTTCGCAACAGTGACAAGCTATCCCGCCAGATGGCCGACGCCATCCCGGACTCACTGACGGATCTGTACCTGCTGTTCCACGCGCCGGATTAA